The following proteins come from a genomic window of Bos mutus isolate GX-2022 unplaced genomic scaffold, NWIPB_WYAK_1.1 CTG746, whole genome shotgun sequence:
- the LOC102278304 gene encoding melanoma antigen preferentially expressed in tumors — protein MWPKLPQRTYLQDWFRSRCFRMGVWAPPRRLLELAGQSLLQNEALAVAALEELPVELFPPLFTAAFAGRHTHAVKAMVQAWPFACLPLGALMKDHEPHLETFQAALDGLDLLLAEEVRPRRWKLQVLDLRRNAHRDFWTLWCGIKASVCSLLEAEPAQPMQKARRVEAQAGLKPARAPVEVLVDLCLKEDTLDETLSYLLKKAKQRRSLLHLRCQKLRIFTIPVQSIRRILKLVQLDSIQDLEVNCTWKLATLGRFLPHLGRMGNLRRLLLSRVRLLPHTAPAREAHCVRQLTAQFLNLPHLQELSLDSISFLEGRLHQVLRCLKTPLETLCISNCLISESDLTYLSQCPSVSLLKDLGLSGVNLTSLSLEPLQVLIERTSATLQDLDLDECGIMDSQFSALLPSLSRCSQLTTFRFCGNPISMSVLESLLQHTVGLSKLSLVLYPAPLESYEDVRGTLHPGLLAQLHARLRQLLRTSGRASTVWFSSNTCPHCGDEIFYGIWPILCPCYMPA, from the exons ATGTGGCCCAAACTCCCCCAACGAACGTACCTTCAG GACTGGTTCCGGAGTAGGTGCTTCAGGATGGGCGTCTGGGCGCCCCCCCGCCGACTCCTGGAGCTGGCCGGCCAGAGCCTGCTGCAGAACGAGGCCTTGGCCGTCGCGGCCCTGGAGGAGCTGCCCGTGGAGCTCTTCCCTCCGCTGTTTACGGCGGCCTTTGCCGGGAGGCACACCCATGCCGTGAAGGCGATGGTGCAGGCCTGGCCCTTTGCCTGCCTCCCTCTGGGCGCCCTGATGAAGGACCACGAGCCTCATCTGGAGACCTTCCAGGCTGCACTCGACGGCCTGGACCTCCTGCTTGCTGAGGAGGTCCGCCCCAG GCGGTGGAAGCTGCAGGTGCTGGACTTGCGCCGCAACGCCCACCGGGACTTCTGGACCCTGTGGTGTGGCATCAAGGCCAGCGTGTGCTCGCTGCTGGAGGCCGAGCCGGCCCAGCCCATGCAGAAGGCGCGCAGGGTGGAGGCGCAGGCGGGGCTGAAGCCGGCGCGGGCCCCTGTGGAGGTGCTGGTCGACCTGTGCCTCAAGGAGGACACGCTGGACGAGACCCTCAGCTACCTGTTGAAGAAGGCCAAGCAGAGGAGGAGCCTGCTGCACCTGCGCTGCCAGAAGCTGAGAATCTTCACCATCCCCGTGCAGAGCATCAGGAGGATCCTGAAGCTGGTGCAGCTGGACTCCATCCAGGACCTGGAGGTGAACTGCACCTGGAAGCTGGCCACGCTGGGCAGGTTCCTGCCGCACCTGGGCCGGATGGGCAACCTGCGCCGGCTGCTGCTGTCGCGCGTGCGCCTGTTGCCGCACACCGCCCCCGCCCGGGAGGCGCACTGCGTCCGCCAGCTCACCGCCCAGTTCCTGAACCTGCCCCACCTGCAGGAGCTCTCCCTGGACTCCATCTCCTTCCTCGAGGGCCGCCTGCACCAGGTGCTCAG GTGCCTGAAGACCCCTCTGGAGACCCTGTGCATCAGCAACTGCCTGATTTCGGAGTCAGACCTGACGTACCTGTCGCAGTGCCCAAGCGTCAGCCTCCTGAAGGACCTGGGGCTCAGCGGGGTCAACCTGACCAGCCTCAGCCTGGAGCCCCTGCAGGTCCTGATCGAGAGGACCTCGGCCACCCTGCAGGACCTGGACCTGGACGAGTGCGGCATCATGGACTCCCAGTTCAGcgccctcctgccctccctgagCCGCTGCTCCCAGCTCACCACCTTCCGCTTCTGCGGCAACCCCATCTCCATGTCCGTGCTGGAGAGCCTGCTGCAGCACACCGTGGGGCTGAGCAAGCTGAGTCTGGTGCTGTACCCCGCACCCCTGGAGAGCTATGAGGATGTGCGCGGCACCCTGCACCCGGGCCTCCTGGCTCAGCTGCACGCCCGGCTCAGGCAGCTGCTGCGCACGTCTGGGCGGGCCAGCACGGTCTGGTTCAGCTCCAACACCTGTCCCCACTGCGGTGACGAGATCTTCTACGGCATCTGGCCCATCCTGTGCCCCTGCTACATGCCCGCCTAG